One Felis catus isolate Fca126 chromosome D2, F.catus_Fca126_mat1.0, whole genome shotgun sequence DNA window includes the following coding sequences:
- the GPRIN2 gene encoding G protein-regulated inducer of neurite outgrowth 2 produces the protein MSTSRPDQGARPPRCPCPQPLSRSSSSLLEGQGQRPELRKSASSTVWQAQPGEASASPQVPEEEEHHAESTEQTQASSPRPRPRAVGHWRSSTVGNVSTVGGGDLGRLRVPGAAAMQRSHSDLVRSTQTRGHSGAHKASLSCSALGSSPVHRAQLQPSSTSGQGGRAPAGPERDLAPEEGTSNSAWTLGDSQVWVAPLDLGGTTTHSSSPQAGPKATGQPATTSCHALSPATLLCNMREVGTGGCCHALPAPGILAFPKLVASVSESGLQAQHGVRFQCRLPGGLPGHSHCCAHPWGPTGLVTEPGTRTKDVWTMTSASDLAPVLASSLSAQDAGVQAAPMAVCKAVATSPPLDAPVALHTFPEVTLGSGLEEAPSPVRDVRWDAEGMTWEVYGAAVDPEVLGVAIQKHLEMQFEQLQRAPTSEDSLSAEGRRGPLRAVMQSLRRPSCCGCSGAAPE, from the coding sequence ATGAGCACCAGCCGCCCTGACCAGGGTGCCCGGCCACCCCGGTGTCCCTGCCCGCAGCCCCTGTCCCGGAGCTCTTCCAGCCTGTTGGAaggccaggggcagagaccagAGCTCCGCAAGAGCGCCAGCAGCACTGTATGGCAGGCCCAGCCAGGCGAGGCCAGCGCCAGTCCGCAGGTCCCGGAGGAAGAGGAGCACCACGCTGAGAGCACGGAGCAGACGCAGGCCTccagcccccggccccggccccgtgCTGTGGGCCACTGGCGGAGCAGCACTGTGGGCAATGTGTCTACCGTGGGTGGTGGTGACCTGGGTCGCCTGAGGGTCCCCGGTGCCGCTGCCATGCAGAGGAGCCACTCGGACCTGGTGCGCAGCACCCAGACCCGGGGCCACAGTGGTGCCCATAAAGCCAGCCTCAGCTGCTCGGCCCTTGGCAGCTCACCGGTCCACAGGGCTCAGCTGCAGCCCAGTAGTACTTCTGGCCAGGGAGGCCGGGCCCctgcaggcccagagagggaccTGGCTCCAGAGGAAGGGACTTCGAACTCAGCCTGGACACTGGGAGACAGTCAGGTGTGGGTGGCGCCACTAGACCTGGGAGGGACAACCACCCACAGCAGCAGCCCCCAGGCTGGGCCCAAAGCCACCGGGCAGCCAGCCACGACCTCCTGCCATGCCCTGTCCCCAGCAACTCTCCTCTGCAATATGAGAGAGGTGGGGACCGGTGGCTGCTGTCATGCCCTGCCAGCCCCGGGGATCCTGGCCTTTCCCAAACTAGTGGCATCGGTAAGTGAGTCTGGGCTGCAGGCTCAGCATGGGGTGAGGTTCCAGTGCAGGTTGCCTGGGGGGCTCCCTGGGCATTCCCACTGCTGTGCCCACCCTTGGGGTCCCACCGGGTTGGTCACGGAGCCTGGTACCAGGACCAAGGATGTAtggaccatgacctcagccagtGACTTGGCCCCTGTGTTGGCATCCTCTCTGTCAGCCCAGGATGCTGGTGTACAGGCAGCCCCCATGGCGGTTTGCAAGGCTGTGGCCACCAGCCCACCCCTGGATGCCCCCGTGGCCCTGCACACATTCCCGGAGGTAACTCTGGGGTCTGGCCTGGAGGAGGCACCATCCCCTGTGCGGGATGTGCGATGGGATGCCGAGGGCATGACCTGGGAGGTGTATGGAGCTGCAGTGGACCCTGAGGTACTTGGCGTGGCCATCCAGAAGCATCTGGAGATGCAGTTTGAGCAGCTGCAGCGGGCACCCACCAGCGAGGACAGCCTGTCTGCGGAGGGCCGGAGGGGGCCTCTGCGTGCTGTCATGCAGTCCTTGAGGCGCCCCAGCTGCTGCGGCTGCTCCGGTGCAGCTCCCGAGTGA